One Zeugodacus cucurbitae isolate PBARC_wt_2022May chromosome 3, idZeuCucr1.2, whole genome shotgun sequence genomic region harbors:
- the LOC105211483 gene encoding protein bicaudal C: MMLSCAQINKLLYPNAPGGLTTVAPATSSAPQSMGAPSSGAPSETQSEISSADSDWSDIRAIALKLGVANPDDLHTERFKVDRQKLEQMLKEESMVEGMNGAEYFFESVMKSTETYISWPCRLKIGAKSKKDPHVRILGRAEEVQKAKERVLANLDSRGTRVIMKMDVSYTDHSYIIGRGGNNIKRIMEDTATHIHFPDSNRSNPTEKSNQVSLCGSLEGVERARALVRLSTPLLISFELPILAPGRPQPDHETPYVKMVETKYNVQVIFSSRPKLHSSLVLVKGSEKEATKVQDATQLLINFSCENIASQIMVQMQLEISPQHHEIVKGKNNSNLLEIMERTKTKIIFPDLSDLNVKPLKKSQVTITGTIDGVYKARQQLLGNLPIALIFDFPDNQNNASEIIGLSTKYGVYISLRQKQRQSTLAIVVKGVEKFIDKIYEARQEILHLSTPLLQATIPESYFAPRDKELSINYRTMLTSLLAGYPDSPKTPGLLTAQLQMSPYGINGHNGQMNNNNNLLINNNRSDSNNNNSKSYPPGFGVCTPTNVCPPTQKYVTMHNNSFSRQQPNHNNNYMQVTSPNAPPQRAQQIAMHQQQQISPRNSCHNTSGYQSFSSSTNSLEQVYPPYGGGTNGGGGGAGNRLVAPNGEMNSRGQYSPDSTYSSEAGCGRVGRRSSDGVLLGLGASGPLGGPLMPGSAESYRNLHYDLKQNRIFDFDMKRAMGFKAMERPPVSGELRTPTPNWAGMALSRTSPGVLESVDDNLWPRNVHGMNFNGGAGANGAPISPYALGVTVGLMDATPTNRRLKLAQHKDIHTLLTSLGLEHYIKTFITNEIDLEMFTTLNEENLLELGITAFGARRKLLLAINTLQANDATNAAMPVISTSQSNNSSPRFSGSAAPGAERRPSNQW; the protein is encoded by the exons ATGATGTTATCTTGTGCACAAATCAATAAGCTGCTTTATCCAAATGCGCCGGGCGGACTGACTACCGTAGCCCCTGCAACTTCAAGCGCACCACAATCGATGGGCGCACCATCTAGTGGAGCACCGAGTGAAACACAAAGTGAGATTTCATCGGCTGATAGTGATTGGAGTGACATCAGGGCAATTGCATTGAAATTGGGTGTAGCCAATCCAGATGACTTGCACACGGAGCGCTTCAAAGTCGATCGTCAAAAGTTGGAGCAAATGCTGAAGG AGGAGAGTATGGTTGAGGGCATGAATGGTGCTGAATATTTCTTCGAAAGT GTTATGAAGTCTACTGAGACTTACATTAGTTGGCCGTGTCGCCTTAAAATTGGTGCTAAGAGTAAAAAAG ATCCTCATGTTCGAATTCTTGGACGTGCCGAGGAGGTGCAAAAGGCCAAAGAGCGTGTTCTTGCCAATTTGGACTCAAGA GGCACTCGCGTAATTATGAAAATGGATGTCTCCTACACGGATCACTCATATATTATTGGACGTGGTGGCAATAATATAAAACGTATTATGGAAGATACGGCAACCCATATACATTTTCCTGATTCGAATCGTTCAAATCCGACGGAGAAATCCAATCAGGTCTCCTTATGCGGATCTCTTGAGGGTGTTGAGCGTGCACGCGCTCTGGTTCGTCTCTCAACGCCGTTGCTAATCTCATTCGAACTACCCATCTTAGCTCCAGGGCGTCCACAGCCCGATCATGAAACACCTTATGTAAAGATGGTCGAAACCAAATATAATGTGCAA GTTATCTTTTCGTCTCGTCCCAAACTCCATTCTTCGCTAGTGCTTGTCAAGGGTTCTGAGAAGGAGGCCACCAAAGTGCAGGATGCAACACAGTTGTTGATTAATTTCTCATGTGAAAACATAGCT AGCCAAATTATGGTTCAGATGCAGTTGGAGATATCGCCACAGCACCATGAAATCGTTAAAGGCaaaaataactcaaatttgCTGGAAATAATGGAGCGTACGAAAACTAAG ataatttttccTGATCTCTCGGACTTGAATGTTAAACCTCTGAAGAAATCTCAAGTGACCATTACTGGAACTATCGACGGTGTCTATAAAGCACGTCAACAATtgctt GGTAACCTGCCGATAGCTTTGATTTTCGATTTTCCGGACAATCAAAACAATGCCTCTGAAATAATAGGCCTCAGCACCAAATATGGCGTCTACATTTCACTGCGTCAAAAGCAAAGACAAAGCACTTTGGCCATTGTTGTGAAGGGTGTCGAGAAATTTATTG ACAAAATTTACGAAGCGCGTCAGGAGATTTTGCACCTCAGCACACCACTTTTACAAGCGACTATTCCAGAGAGCTACTTCGCGCCGAGAGATAAGGAGTTGAGTATTAATTATCGCACAATGCTGACCTCACTGCTGGCTGGCTATCCCGATAGCCCAAAGACACCTGGCCTCCTGACGGCCCAACTGCAGATGTCACCGTATGGCATCAATGGCCACAATGGCCAaatgaataacaacaataatttattgATCAACAATAACAGAAGcgatagcaataacaacaacagtaaatcaTATCCACCGGGTTTCGGTGTTTGCACGCCAACCAACGTCTGTCCACCCACTCAGAAGTACGTGACCATGCATAACAACAGCTTCAGTCGCCAGCAACCGAACCACAACAATAATTACATGCAAGTAACTTCGCCGAATGCTCCGCCGCAGCGTGCTCAGCAGATCGCTAtgcatcaacaacagcaaatatcgCCGCGAAATAGCTGTCATAACACCAGCGGCTACCAGAGCTTCAGCAGCAGCACGAATTCGTTGGAGCAAGTTTACCCACCTTATGGCGGAGGAACTAATGGCGGCGGTGGAGGAGCCGGTAATCGGTTGGTAGCGCCAAACGGTGAGATGAACTCGCGCGGCCAGTACTCGCCCGACTCGACCTACAGCAGCGAAGCTGGCTGCGGACGTGTCGGTCGACGCTCAAGTGATGGGGTTCTTCTTGGGCTTGGAGCTTCTGGCCCGCTTGGCGGACCGCTTATGCCGGGAAGTGCCGAGAGTTATCGCAATTTGCATTACGATCTgaag CAAAATCGCATTTTCGATTTCGATATGAAGCGCGCCATGGGCTTCAAGGCTATGGAACGTCCACCGGTAAGTGGTGAATTGCGCACGCCAACTCCGAATTGGGCTGGCATGGCACTGAGCCGCACTTCGCCGGGCGTTTTAGAGAGTGTCGACGATAATTTATGGCCACGCAACGTACACGGTATGAACTTCAACGGTGGCGCCGGTGCAAATGGTGCACCGATTTCGCCATATGCGTTAGGCGTTACTGTGGGCTTGATGGATGCTACACCGACCAATCGCCGACTCAAATTGGCCCAACACAAGGACATACATACACTACTGACAAGCCTTGGCTTGGAGCACTACATAA AGACATTCATTACCAATGAGATTGATCTTGAAATGTTCACTACGTTGAATGAGGAGAATCTACTGGAATTGGGCATAACCGCTTTCGGTGCGCGTCGAAAACTGCTCCTGGCCATTAACACTTTGCAAGCCAACGATGCCACCAATGCTGCCATGCCCGTTATTTCGACTTCACAATCAAACAATTCGTCTCCTCGCTTTTCCGGCTCAGCCGCACCAGGTGCCGAACGACGTCCCTCAAATCAATGGTAA